One Salvia splendens isolate huo1 chromosome 12, SspV2, whole genome shotgun sequence genomic window carries:
- the LOC121758352 gene encoding coatomer subunit alpha-1-like, with the protein MLTKFETKSNRVKGLSFHSKRPWILASLHSGVIQLWDYRMGTLIDRFDEHDGPVRGVHFHKSQPLFVSGGDDYKIKVWNYKLHRCLFTLLGHLDYIRTVQFHHEYPWIVSASDDQTIRIWNWQSRTCISVLTGHNHYVMCASFHPKEDLVVSASLDQTVRVWDIGALRKKTVSPADDILRLSQMNADFFGGVDAVVKYVLEGHDRGVNWASFHPTLPLIVSGADDRQVKIWRMNDTKAWEVDTLRGHMNNVSCVLFHARQDIIVSNSEDKSIRVWDATKRTGLQTFRREHDRFWILSAHPDMNLLAAGHDSGMIVFKLERERPAFSVSGDSAFYVKDRFLRSFEYSTQKDTQLIPIRRPGSNGLNQAPRTLSYSPTENAILACSDVDGGSYELYVIPKDSYGRGDTAQEAKRGAGGSAVFVARNRFAVLEKSSNQVLVKNLKNEVVKKSVLPIATDAIYYAGTGNLLCRAEDKVVIFDLQQRIVLGDLQASFVRYVVWSQDMESVALLSKHSIVIADKKLVHRCTLHETIRVKSGSWDDNGVFIYTTLTHIKYCLPNGDSGIIKTLDVPVYVTKIYGNTIFCLDRDGKNRPIIIDSTEYIFKLSLLKKRYDHVMSMIKNSELCGQAMIAYLQQKGFPQVALYFVKDERTRFNLALESGNIEKALESAKKIDEKDYWYRLGVEALRQGNAGIVEYAYQKTKNFERLSFHYLITGNLDKLSKMMKIAEVKNDVMGQFHDALYLGDVRERVKILENAGHLPLACITASIHGLHDVVERLSANLEDNVPSLPEGRKASLLIPPSPVLCAGDWPLLMVSKGIFEGSLDDAGKGAEEEYEEAADADWGESLDIGDVDNLQNGDINMALDVEDGHNENDEEGGWDLEDLDLPPDADTPKAASNARSSVFVCPTPGMPVSQIWVQKSSLAAEHAAAGNFDTALRLLSRQLGICNFAPLKSQFIDLQLGSHSYLRACTSAPGISIAVERGWSESASPNVRGPPALIFNFSQLDEKLKAGYKATTTGKFSEALRHFLSILHTIPLVVVETRREVDEVKELVIVVKEYILGLQMELKRRELKDDPVRQQELAAYFTHCKLQPPHLRLALTSAMTVCFKARNLSTAANFARRLLESNPSNENQARQARQVLQAAERNMTDATQINYDFRNPFVVCGATYVPIYRGQRDVTCPYCTTHFVPSQQGQLCTVCDLAAVGADASGLFCSPSQIR; encoded by the exons ATGCTGACGAAATTCGAGACCAAGAGCAATCGAGTGAAAGGCTTGAGCTTTCACAGCAAGCGTCCATGGATCCTCGCAAGTCTTCACAGCGGCGTGATCCAGCTCTGGGATTACCGCATGGGCACCCTCATCGACCGATTCGATGAGCACGACGGCCCGGTTCGCGGCGTCCATTTCCACAAATCGCAGCCGCTTTTCGTCTCCGGAG GTGATGATTACAAAATTAAGGTGTGGAATTATAAATTGCATAGATGCCTATTTACTCTTCTTGGCCATCTTGACTATATCCGGACTGTCCAATTCCATCATGAGTATCCTTGGATAGTAAGTGCAAGTGATGATCAGACAATCAGAATATGGAACTGGCAATCACGTACTTGCATTTCTGTGTTAACGGGGCACAACCACTATGTCATGTGTGCTTCATTTCACCCCAAAGAAGACTTGGTTgtttcagcctctttggatcAGACTGTCCGTGTTTGGGATATTGGTGCCTTGAGGAAGAAAACAGTATCTCCTGCTGATGACATTCTGCGATTATCTCAAATGAATGCAGACTTCTTTGGTGGTGTTGATGCTGTTGTGAAGTATGTCCTGGAAGGTCATGATCGAGGGGTCAACTGGGCTTCTTTTCACCCAACTCTCCCTCTGATTGTTTCTGGAGCTGATGACCGCCAAGTAAAGATCTGGCGCATGAATG ATACAAAAGCTTGGGAGGTGGACACATTGAGAGGTCATATGAATAATGTTTCCTGTGTCCTGTTCCATGCAAGGCAGGACATTATTGTATCAAATTCAGAAGATAAGAGCATCAGAGTTTGGGATGCTACTAAAAGAACTGGCCTGCAAACATTTCGCAGGGAGCATGACAGATTCTGGATCCTCTCTGCCCACCCCGATATGAATCTACTCGCTGCTGGTCATGATAGTGGCATGATTGTTTTTAAGCTAGAGAGAGAGCGCCCTGCCTTTTCTGTCAGTGGTGACTCTGCGTTTTATGTCAAGGATCGGTTTCTGCGCTCTTTTGAGTATTCCACTCAGAAAGATACACAACTGATTCCAATCCGTCGTCCTGGTTCTAATGGTTTGAATCAAGCGCCACGAACTCTCTCTTACAGTCCTACTGAGAATGCGATTTTGGCTTGCTCAGATGTGGATGGTGGTTCATATGAGCTCTATGTTATACCCAAAGATAGCTACGGCAGAGGTGACACAGCTCAAGAGGCAAAAAGAGGTGCAGGGGGGTCGGCTGTTTTTGTGGCTCGAAATAGGTTTGCTGTGCTTGAGAAGAGCAGCAACCAAGTCCTGGTCAAGAACCTAAAAAATGAAGTAGTGAAAAAGAGTGTTCTGCCTATTGCTACTGATGCTATATATTATGCTGGTACTGGGAATCTGCTCTGCCGGGCCGAGGACAAGGTTGTCATTTTTGATCTCCAACAAAGAATTGTTCTTGGAGATCTTCAAGCCTCTTTTGTTAGGTATGTGGTTTGGTCTCAGGATATGGAGAGTGTTGCGTTACTGAGCAAGCATTCAATTGTTATTGCTGATAAAAAGCTTGTGCACCGCTGCACTCTTCATGAGACCATTCGTGTCAAGAGCGGATCATGGGATGATAATGGTGTTTTCATCTACACTACACTGACGCACATTAAGTACTGCCTGCCTAATGGGGATAGTGGAATTATAAAGACCTTGGATGTTCCAGTGtatgtaacaaaaatatatgGGAATACAATCTTTTGCCTGGACCGAGATGGGAAAAACCGTCCTATCATTATTGATTCAACAGAATATATTTTTAAGCTGTCCCTGCTGAAGAAGAGATATGATCATGTAATGAGCATGATAAAGAATTCAGAACTATGTGGACAAGCCATGATTGCATATTTGCAACAGAAGGGCTTCCCACAAGTTGCTCTCTATTTTGTAAAGGATGAGAGAACTCGCTTCAACTTAGCCCTTGAAAGCGGTAACATTGAGAAAGCCCTAGAATCTGCTAAAAAAATTGACGAGAAGGATTACTGGTACAGGCTAGGAGTAGAGGCTCTTCGGCAGGGAAATGCAGGAATTGTTGAATATGCATACCAGAAGACAAAGAACTTTGAGAGGCTTTCTTTTCATTATCTCATAACTGGCAATCTGGACAAGTTGTCGAAAATGATGAAAATTGCTGAGGTGAAAAATGATGTTATGGGCCAATTTCATGATGCGTTATATCTTGGTGATGTGCGAGAGCGTGTGAAAATTCTGGAGAATGCGGGTCACTTGCCCCTTGCTTGCATAACAGCTTCTATTCATGGGCTCCATGACGTAGTGGAACGTCTGTCTGCAAACCTGGAAGATAATGTTCCTTCTCTTCCTGAAGGGAGAAAAGCTTCTCTGTTGATTCCCCCAAGTCCAGTGCTATGCGCTGGAGATTGGCCTTTATTAATGGTGAGTAAAGGCATATTTGAGGGTTCTCTTGACGATGCAGGTAAAGGTGCAGAAGAAGAGTATGAAGAGGCTGCAGATGCTGATTGGGGTGAGTCTTTGGATATTGGTGATGTGGATAATCTGCAGAATGGAGACATTAATATGGCGCTGGATGTGGAAGATGGGCACAATGAGAATGATGAGGAGGGAGGATGGGATCTTGAGGATCTAGATCTGCCTCCTGATGCCGATACACCAAAGGCGGCTTCTAATGCCCGTTCTTCTGTTTTTGTTTGCCCCACACCTGGTATGCCCGTAAGCCAAATTTGGGTCCAGAAGTCATCTCTTGCTGCTGAACATGCAGCTGCTGGAAACTTTGATACAGCACTGCGTTTATTGAGCCGTCAGTTAGGGATATGCAATTTCGCCCCTCTAAAGTCACAGTTTATTGATCTCCAGTTGGGCAGTCACAGTTATTTGCGTGCCTGTACGTCCGCACCAGGGATATCTATTGCAGTAGAGAGAGGCTGGAGTGAATCCGCGAGCCCCAATGTGCGAGGCCCCCCTGCTCTTATCTTCAATTTCTCTCAACTAGACGAGAAGCTGAAGGCTGGTTACAAAGCAACGACCACTGGAAAGTTTTCCGAAGCTCTTCGACATTTCCTGTCAATTCTTCACACAATTCCACTGGTTGTGGTTGAAACAAGAAGAGAGGTGGATGAAGTGAAGGAATTGGTTATTGTAGTAAAGGAATATATCCTCGGCTTGCAAATGGAGCTTAAGAGGAGGGAACTGAAGGACGATCCAGTTCGTCAGCAGGAACTTGCAGCATATTTCACCCATTGCAAGCTCCAGCCCCCGCACTTGAGACTTGCGCTGACCAGTGCAATGACTGTTTGCTTCAAGGCAAGAAATCTGAGTACTGCAGCCAACTTTGCAAGGCGGCTTCTGGAGAGTAATCCAAGTAATGAGAATCAAGCAAGACAGGCTCGCCAGGTTCTCCAGGCTGCTGAAAGGAATATGACGGACGCAACACAGATCAACTACGATTTCAGAAATCCCTTTGTTGTGTGTGGAGCGACTTATGTTCCAATCTATCGGGGGCAAAGAGATGTGACCTGCCCCTACTGCACCACACATTTTGTTCCATCTCAGCAAGGGCAGCTATGCACTGTTTGTGATCTTGCGGCAGTAGGAGCTGATGCATCTGGCTTGTTTTGTTCCCCTTCGCAGATAAGATGA